Below is a window of Gemmatimonadota bacterium DNA.
TGGCGGTGGTGATCCCGCTCTCGATGCTGTGGGCCTTCATCGCGATGCGGATCTTCGGCTTCTCCGCCAACCTGATGTCGCTCGGCGCCCTCGACTTCGGCCTGCTGGTCGACGGCTCCATCGTGCTGGTCGAGAACGTGATGCGACGCGCCCACGGCCATGCCGACAAGGAGGGTGCGCCGGCGCGGATCCACGCCGCCGCGGTCGAAGTCGGCCGACCGATCGTCTTCGGCATCGCGATCATCATCGCCGTCTATCTGCCGCTCTTCGCCCTCGAGGGCACCGAACGGAAGATGTTCGTCCCGATGGCGTTCACCGTGATGGCCGCGCTGATGGGATCGCTGCTGCTGGCGCTCACGCTGGTGCCGGCTGCGGCGCGCACCTTCCTCGCCACCGCCGTCGAGCCCGACTGGCCCGCCTTCGAGCGGTTGCGCGAGCGGTACCAGCGGCTGATCGCCAAGACGTTGGGCCGCGCGCCGATCATCATCAGTGCCGGTGTGGTTGCCACCGTGCTGGCCGTGGTGGCCATGAGCCGCCTCGGCAGCGAGTTCATGCCACGGCTCGACGAGGGCAGTGTGCTGGTGCAGTCGCGACGCCTGCCGGCCACCGCCTTGAGCGAAGGCGTCCGCTTCAGCGGCCTCATCGAGCGCGCGCTGGTCGCCCTCCCCGAGGTGCGCACCGTGGTCTCGAAGCTTGGCCGCCCCGATCTCGCCACCGAGGCGATGGGGAGTTACGAGTCGGACACCTACGTCATCCTCACCGAGAAGGACTCGTGGCGGAAGGGGGGGAAGGTGGCGATCGTGCAGGCGATGGATTCCGTGCTGCGCGACATTCCCGGGCTTTCCGTGGCCTTCACGCAGCCGATCCAGATGCGGCTCGACGAGGCGGAGAGTGGCATCACGACCGACGTCGGCGTGCAGCTCTTCGGCAGCGACGCCGACACGCTGGCGATGCTCGGCGGCAAGATCGAGCGGCTGCTGGCCGGCGTCCCCGGTGCCGCCGATGTGAAGACCATCGCGGCCTCGCGCATGAAGCAGGTGACGGTCACGCTCGATCGGGCGCGGATGGCACCGCTCGGCCTCTCCGCCGATGATGTCGCCATGGAAGTCGAGCGTGCGCTCGGGGCCAAGCAGGCCGGGGCCCTGATCGACGGTGCCCGACGGATTCCGATCGCGGTGCGGCTGGCCGAGGCGAGCCGGATCGACCCGGAACGCCTGGCCGAGTTGCCGATCGCGCGTGGACGCGGCACGGTGGTGCCGCTCGGTGCGGTGGCGGAGATCAAGGTGGTCGAGGCGCCGGAAGCGTTTGCGCACGAGGGCGGGCAACGCCTCGTCGTCGTGGGCGCGAACATCCGCGGGCGCGATGTCGGCAGCTTCGTCGCCGATGCGGAGGCGAAGCTGGCGAGCACGATCCAGCTGCCGTCCGGCTATCGGACCGAATGGGGCGGGCAGTATCGACACCAGCAGTCGGCACTCGCGCGGCTCCGCGTGCTGGTCCCCGTCGCCATTCTGGCAATCTTCGGCCTGCTCTACATGGCGTTCGGCACCTGGCGCCACGCGGCGCTGATCATGTCGAACGTCCCGTTTGCGCTGGTGGGTGGCGTCGCCTCGCTCTGGTTGATGGGGCTCAACCTCTCGCTCTCGGCGTCAGTCGGCTTCATCGCGCTCTTCGGCATCGCGGTGCTCAATGGCGTGGTGATGGTCACCTCGATCAACGACCTGCTGCGCGAAGGAAAGACGCTGGCCGATGCGCTGGTGATCGGCGCCGGCTCGCGGCTGCGCCCCGTCCTGATGACCGCCTTCGTCGCCGGCCTCGGCTTCGTGCCGATGGCGATCTCCACCTCGGCCGGTGCCGAACTGCAGCGCCCGCTCGCCACCGTGGTGATTGGTGGGCTGGTGACCTCAACGCTGCTGACGCTGGTGGTGTTGCCGACGTTGTACGGAGCGGTGGAGCGGTGGGTGAAGAAGCATCCGGGGGTGGTGATAGAAGACTGACGGCGAACGGCGAACAGCGAACAGCCTTGGTGAAACGTGAAACGTGAAACGGAGCTTGCCGTACGGCTCCCGTTTCACGTTTGACCTTTAACCTGATCGTGCTGTTCGCCGTTCGCTGTTCGCTGTTCGCCGTTACGGCCCACCCACGCCCGTCGGCTCGTCCACCGGCAGCACCACACCGTTGGCGCCGAGGGTGCGGAAGAGCTTCCACTGGGCCTGGCGGGCGGCGCCGGGGTTCCGGCCGTTGTACATCGCGGCGATGAGCAGCGTGCCCTCGCTGCGACCGAGGTAGCCGACGAGCGTCGACACGTTGCCGAGGGTGCCGGTCTTGGCGTGTACCACGCCAGCCGCGGGGAGGCCGGTGCGGAGCGACTTCAGCGTGCCGCTGCCATTGGCCGGCAGCAGCTGGGCGAAGTTGCGACCGCCCGCGGTCTGCGGGAAGTTGGCGAGGTAGGTCGTGAAGACGATCGGCGAGATCC
It encodes the following:
- a CDS encoding efflux RND transporter permease subunit encodes the protein MMIERLIDVAVHKRGIVLGAVAVLLSIGVWAFATIPFEAFPDLTANSVSIITEAPGLAPQEVEQLVTFPIERALLGLPDAEVVRSTTKFGLSITQVVFDDGVDSWFARQVVSQRLGDVAALLPPDVTPQLGPPSTAMGEVFQYVLTASTPEWDPTSLKTLQDYTIAPQLRTVPGVAEVNSWGGLTERIEIVADPARLATAGLTLGDIERAVARENLNFGGASIESRQERFVVRGLGRFTRPEQIADIPVTVAGQTPVRLGDVAEVVRGALPREGAVSADGRGEVVSGMVIMRKGENAQRVMAGIAERIRAVEATLPAGVALVPFYDQTELVKRTTHTVEKNLLLGGALVVAVLWLFLRNTAAALIVAVVIPLSMLWAFIAMRIFGFSANLMSLGALDFGLLVDGSIVLVENVMRRAHGHADKEGAPARIHAAAVEVGRPIVFGIAIIIAVYLPLFALEGTERKMFVPMAFTVMAALMGSLLLALTLVPAAARTFLATAVEPDWPAFERLRERYQRLIAKTLGRAPIIISAGVVATVLAVVAMSRLGSEFMPRLDEGSVLVQSRRLPATALSEGVRFSGLIERALVALPEVRTVVSKLGRPDLATEAMGSYESDTYVILTEKDSWRKGGKVAIVQAMDSVLRDIPGLSVAFTQPIQMRLDEAESGITTDVGVQLFGSDADTLAMLGGKIERLLAGVPGAADVKTIAASRMKQVTVTLDRARMAPLGLSADDVAMEVERALGAKQAGALIDGARRIPIAVRLAEASRIDPERLAELPIARGRGTVVPLGAVAEIKVVEAPEAFAHEGGQRLVVVGANIRGRDVGSFVADAEAKLASTIQLPSGYRTEWGGQYRHQQSALARLRVLVPVAILAIFGLLYMAFGTWRHAALIMSNVPFALVGGVASLWLMGLNLSLSASVGFIALFGIAVLNGVVMVTSINDLLREGKTLADALVIGAGSRLRPVLMTAFVAGLGFVPMAISTSAGAELQRPLATVVIGGLVTSTLLTLVVLPTLYGAVERWVKKHPGVVIED